A portion of the Nitratidesulfovibrio termitidis HI1 genome contains these proteins:
- a CDS encoding nucleotidyl transferase AbiEii/AbiGii toxin family protein, which produces MPERFVPNLDILPEGQKTLWYELDATPRDFVMYGGTALALRLGHRTSVDFDFFSNLSFDPEVLYAAIPYLRGAVVQQMAPNTLTCSVDRGGPVQVSFFGGLALNRVADPDEADGAGIAVASLLDVGAAKARVVVARPSWKDYVDMDAILKAGEPLARVLCAAIALYGPPYSPLLTLKALTFYDDLGDEVREDVRARLRAAVAGVRPEELRALPVAAGVKGAAA; this is translated from the coding sequence ATGCCGGAACGTTTTGTCCCGAATCTCGACATCCTGCCGGAAGGTCAAAAGACCCTGTGGTACGAACTTGACGCCACGCCGCGCGATTTCGTGATGTATGGGGGCACTGCGTTGGCCTTGCGGCTGGGGCATCGGACCTCGGTGGATTTCGATTTCTTTTCCAACCTGTCGTTCGACCCGGAGGTGCTGTACGCGGCAATTCCGTATCTGCGCGGTGCCGTGGTGCAGCAGATGGCGCCCAATACGTTGACGTGCAGCGTGGACAGGGGCGGGCCGGTGCAGGTGTCGTTTTTCGGCGGGCTTGCCCTGAACCGGGTGGCCGACCCCGACGAAGCCGATGGCGCGGGGATTGCCGTGGCCTCGCTGCTGGATGTGGGCGCGGCCAAGGCCAGGGTGGTTGTGGCGCGCCCGTCATGGAAGGACTACGTGGACATGGACGCCATCCTGAAGGCGGGCGAACCGCTGGCGCGGGTGCTGTGCGCGGCCATTGCCCTGTACGGGCCGCCGTACAGCCCGTTGCTGACGTTGAAGGCGCTGACGTTCTATGACGATTTGGGCGACGAGGTTCGCGAGGATGTGCGAGCGCGGCTGCGCGCCGCCGTGGCGGGGGTGCGGCCTGAAGAACTCCGTGCGCTGCCCGTGGCCGCCGGAGTGAAGGGGGCCGCCGCATGA
- a CDS encoding type II toxin-antitoxin system RelE/ParE family toxin, giving the protein MPYLVRWTANALADLERAYSFLSGHSEEAAVAAIKAIREKALLLEQFPDAGRPADDFDPEYREVLIPFGGAGYVFVYAVLGNDVHILALKHQREAGY; this is encoded by the coding sequence ATGCCATATCTAGTACGCTGGACGGCCAACGCACTCGCAGATCTGGAGCGCGCGTACAGCTTTCTCTCCGGCCACAGCGAAGAAGCCGCCGTGGCCGCCATCAAGGCCATCCGGGAAAAGGCGCTGCTACTGGAGCAGTTTCCCGACGCGGGCCGCCCCGCGGACGACTTCGACCCGGAATATCGGGAAGTCCTGATTCCCTTCGGAGGGGCGGGGTACGTCTTCGTGTACGCGGTGCTCGGCAACGACGTGCATATTCTGGCCCTGAAGCACCAGCGCGAGGCGGGATATTAG